One segment of Thermodesulfovibrio sp. 3907-1M DNA contains the following:
- a CDS encoding ABC transporter permease, with amino-acid sequence MRLFSLIKKEMTQLMRDKVLIFILLWGFTGMIYTAGHGVSMEVRNFPTIIYDMSHSPEGREIVSRFQKPYFKILAFVDNDREVVEWLDSGKASMAIVIPPDFKRKLKGSGAKIQVIIDGTMSMSATMAVAYVSSITYNYAIEVFERKMGITSRFFNEIPIIDERVRVQFNPNILTSWFMSLLELFNVTTMVSLLVTAAALVREKEYGTVEQLLVTPVRTWEIFVAKIIPTIFAVGVLSLLSIFLMIKGVFKVPIRGSLLLFYPVMIFYVFTMSSLGIAIATVARNLAQSMMLMLVILTPMLMLSGAWTPPESMQPFMRYLSLISPMRYFIDFGYSVLFKGNGIKYVWYDIFGIIILGSILFSFSVYRFRKIFAK; translated from the coding sequence ATGAGGTTGTTTTCACTCATAAAAAAAGAGATGACTCAGCTTATGCGAGATAAAGTTTTAATTTTCATTCTTTTGTGGGGATTTACTGGAATGATTTACACTGCAGGTCATGGAGTTTCTATGGAAGTAAGGAACTTCCCAACAATTATATATGATATGAGTCATAGCCCTGAAGGCAGAGAAATTGTCAGCAGATTTCAAAAGCCTTACTTTAAAATCCTTGCCTTTGTTGATAATGACAGGGAAGTGGTAGAATGGCTTGACAGCGGTAAAGCATCAATGGCTATTGTTATTCCTCCAGATTTCAAAAGAAAGCTTAAAGGTTCAGGAGCAAAAATACAGGTAATAATTGATGGAACAATGTCCATGTCTGCAACAATGGCTGTTGCCTATGTATCATCAATAACATATAACTATGCAATAGAAGTTTTTGAAAGAAAGATGGGTATAACGAGTAGATTTTTTAATGAAATCCCGATCATTGATGAAAGAGTAAGGGTTCAATTCAATCCAAACATACTTACATCATGGTTTATGAGTTTGCTTGAGCTTTTCAACGTAACAACAATGGTTTCTCTTCTTGTAACTGCGGCAGCACTTGTAAGAGAAAAGGAATATGGAACAGTTGAACAACTTCTTGTTACACCTGTCAGAACATGGGAGATATTTGTTGCTAAAATAATTCCAACAATTTTTGCAGTAGGAGTCCTTTCCCTTTTAAGCATATTTTTGATGATTAAAGGGGTATTTAAAGTTCCAATAAGAGGAAGCTTGCTGCTTTTTTATCCTGTTATGATTTTTTATGTTTTTACCATGTCTTCTCTTGGAATAGCAATTGCTACTGTGGCAAGAAATCTTGCGCAATCAATGATGCTCATGCTCGTAATTCTTACACCAATGCTCATGCTCTCAGGTGCATGGACACCACCTGAGTCAATGCAACCTTTTATGCGCTATTTAAGCCTTATCTCTCCAATGCGATATTTTATTGACTTTGGTTACAGCGTTCTTTTTAAAGGTAATGGAATAAAGTATGTCTGGTATGATATTTTTGGAATAATTATTCTTGGCAGCATACTGTTTAGCTTTTCAGTTTACCGTTTCAGAAAAATTTTTGCAAAGTAG
- the yedE gene encoding YedE family putative selenium transporter, whose product MELKNFFATRSGIIFVGLIIGVLAPVLQKLGNPPNMGICVACMERDIAGALGLHRAAVVQYMRPEIIGFVLGAFLSALAFKEYRPRGGSAPFIRFILGVFAMIGALVFLGCPWRTILRLAGGDGNAIFGLLGLIFGIWIGTRFLKAGYSLGRTQSAPSKAAGVAFPLLMLGFLLLLLIDPQPAGEGRGMLLFYSIKGPGSQHAPLFISLGVAMLIGVLAQRSRFCTMGAFRDLILFKQGHLFSGVAAFFIAALITNLILGQFNPGFEKQPIAHTVQLWNFLGMTLAGLAFTLAGGCPGRQLFMSGEGDADAAIFASGMIVGAGVAHNFGLASSPSGIGPNTAVATIIGLIVCIIIGLTMRRR is encoded by the coding sequence ATGGAGCTTAAGAATTTCTTTGCCACAAGAAGTGGCATTATTTTTGTTGGTTTAATTATCGGTGTACTTGCTCCTGTGCTTCAAAAGCTCGGAAATCCACCAAACATGGGTATATGTGTTGCCTGTATGGAAAGAGACATTGCAGGCGCTCTTGGACTTCACAGGGCAGCAGTTGTTCAGTATATGAGACCTGAAATTATAGGCTTTGTTCTTGGAGCTTTTCTTTCTGCCCTTGCCTTTAAAGAATACAGACCTCGTGGAGGCTCAGCACCTTTTATAAGATTCATTCTTGGTGTTTTTGCAATGATAGGTGCACTGGTGTTTTTAGGGTGTCCGTGGAGAACAATTCTAAGGCTTGCAGGTGGAGACGGAAACGCTATTTTTGGTTTACTTGGTTTGATTTTTGGTATATGGATTGGAACGAGGTTTCTTAAGGCTGGTTATTCACTGGGAAGAACTCAATCAGCTCCATCAAAGGCAGCTGGAGTTGCCTTCCCTCTTTTAATGCTTGGATTTCTTTTACTTTTACTTATTGACCCTCAGCCAGCAGGTGAAGGCAGAGGAATGCTGCTTTTTTATAGCATAAAAGGTCCTGGCTCACAGCATGCTCCTTTATTTATCTCTCTTGGAGTTGCCATGTTAATCGGTGTTCTTGCTCAGAGAAGCAGATTCTGCACAATGGGAGCCTTCAGAGACCTGATACTTTTCAAGCAGGGGCATTTATTTTCAGGCGTGGCTGCATTTTTCATCGCTGCTTTAATTACAAATCTTATACTCGGACAATTTAATCCTGGCTTTGAAAAGCAACCAATTGCCCATACAGTGCAGCTGTGGAACTTTCTTGGAATGACGCTTGCCGGGCTGGCTTTTACTCTTGCAGGGGGTTGTCCTGGCAGACAGCTTTTCATGTCAGGTGAAGGAGATGCAGATGCTGCAATATTTGCCTCTGGTATGATTGTTGGTGCAGGAGTAGCACATAACTTTGGATTGGCAAGCAGTCCCTCAGGAATTGGTCCAAATACAGCTGTAGCAACAATAATTGGATTAATAGTTTGCATAATAATTGGCTTAACAATGAGAAGGAGGTAA
- a CDS encoding DUF3343 domain-containing protein, whose product MKILKKLFKQKTASTYRGILIFENTSEVIRAENILKEHGYEIKVVGPPPHVRKGCDLAIEFPVVEAMGILNVLEAQGLIPLDFLPSNDGNLKPVDLFHVKDYGRFIMVRAANMKITVHKGSLTIVNISGGGCPDVPYLAACLVGKKINEATQPRMLGHTLCGYALQLAYDKIKELCLQS is encoded by the coding sequence ATGAAGATATTGAAAAAATTATTCAAACAAAAGACTGCTTCTACTTACAGAGGAATTCTTATCTTTGAAAACACATCAGAAGTAATAAGAGCAGAAAACATCTTAAAAGAGCACGGATATGAGATAAAAGTTGTAGGACCGCCTCCACATGTAAGAAAAGGATGTGATCTCGCAATAGAATTTCCTGTTGTGGAAGCAATGGGAATCTTGAATGTTCTTGAAGCTCAGGGGCTTATCCCCCTTGATTTTTTGCCTTCCAATGATGGCAACTTAAAACCTGTTGACCTCTTTCATGTTAAAGACTACGGAAGATTTATCATGGTAAGAGCAGCAAACATGAAGATAACTGTTCACAAAGGTAGCCTTACTATTGTTAATATTTCAGGCGGAGGCTGCCCGGATGTTCCTTATTTAGCTGCCTGCCTTGTGGGTAAAAAAATTAATGAAGCAACACAGCCAAGAATGCTCGGGCATACTCTTTGTGGATATGCCCTTCAGTTGGCCTATGATAAAATAAAAGAACTATGCTTGCAGTCATAG
- a CDS encoding efflux RND transporter periplasmic adaptor subunit has translation MKINFKKLIIVVVILILVFVLSYLIIKGSEKTTQGIIILSGRIEGRETNVSPKIQGRIIKLYKDEGDTVRMGEILCEIDSEQLTARYKAAFETAEASYSAIAQAQANLMKAHATYDKAKKDYERYTNLLKEELVSKSDFDRIKMQYESAQAEVEAASKAISQAEANFRASQQRLKETQADLNETKIFSPIEGIILSRPVELGEVVNPGTVLYVIVDLNRLYVKVYVPEPDIGKLKLGLPARVYIDAYPDKFFNGRVTKIYEQAEFTPKNVETKEERVKLVFGVEISVDNPEGLLKPGMPADVVIKWKDEAPWIKPQ, from the coding sequence GTGAAAATTAATTTCAAAAAGCTGATAATAGTTGTCGTTATTCTAATTCTTGTGTTTGTTTTATCATATTTGATAATCAAAGGCTCTGAAAAAACTACTCAGGGAATCATTATTTTAAGCGGAAGAATTGAAGGAAGAGAAACGAATGTATCTCCAAAAATTCAGGGCAGAATTATCAAACTTTACAAAGATGAAGGAGATACTGTAAGGATGGGAGAAATTCTATGTGAGATTGATTCAGAGCAACTAACTGCAAGATACAAAGCTGCATTTGAAACTGCAGAGGCTTCCTATTCTGCAATTGCTCAGGCTCAGGCAAATCTAATGAAAGCCCATGCCACATATGATAAAGCAAAAAAAGATTATGAGCGATACACAAACCTTCTTAAAGAAGAACTTGTCTCAAAAAGCGATTTTGATAGAATTAAGATGCAGTATGAATCAGCACAGGCTGAGGTTGAAGCTGCTTCCAAGGCTATATCTCAGGCAGAGGCAAACTTCAGAGCATCACAGCAAAGGCTGAAGGAGACACAGGCTGATTTAAATGAAACAAAGATTTTTTCACCCATTGAAGGAATTATTCTCAGCAGACCTGTTGAATTGGGAGAGGTTGTAAATCCAGGAACTGTTTTGTATGTTATAGTTGACTTAAACAGACTTTATGTTAAAGTTTATGTGCCTGAACCCGATATTGGCAAGTTAAAGCTTGGACTGCCTGCAAGAGTTTACATTGATGCCTATCCTGATAAGTTTTTCAACGGAAGGGTTACAAAGATTTATGAGCAGGCTGAGTTTACTCCAAAAAATGTGGAAACAAAAGAAGAGCGAGTTAAACTTGTATTCGGCGTGGAGATTTCAGTAGATAATCCAGAGGGACTTCTTAAACCCGGAATGCCTGCTGACGTTGTAATAAAATGGAAAGATGAAGCACCTTGGATAAAGCCACAATAG
- a CDS encoding sulfurtransferase TusA family protein, giving the protein MAEIVDARGLSCPEPVLLTLEAIKKFGKGEIEILVDTDTSKENVSRAATSMGWQIIEIAEETTGYRVRIKKE; this is encoded by the coding sequence ATGGCTGAGATTGTTGATGCAAGAGGACTTTCATGTCCTGAGCCTGTTCTTTTAACACTTGAGGCAATTAAAAAATTTGGTAAAGGTGAGATAGAGATTCTTGTCGATACTGATACATCAAAGGAGAATGTGTCCCGTGCTGCCACTTCAATGGGATGGCAGATTATAGAGATAGCTGAAGAGACAACGGGCTACAGAGTGAGAATTAAGAAGGAATGA
- a CDS encoding glycosyltransferase, with product MEKPEFSIIIPVYNQGNFLKKTIKKIVETFGNSCEIIIIDDASTDNPEKAIEYYRDQIIYIKNSENMGKGYSVKKGILMAKSSYKIFTDADLPYGVEGIKKVIEKLKTECEIAVGHRVNPYCQTPIRFLGHKIFNLFIRTYLKIPFKDTQCGLKGFKADIADEIFKSLTINGFAFDLEIFCFALKKGYKICKVDVKQKLAGFSTINMKALLRMLIDVRKIKKAYLS from the coding sequence ATGGAAAAACCTGAATTTTCAATCATAATTCCTGTTTACAATCAGGGAAATTTTTTAAAGAAAACCATAAAAAAAATAGTTGAAACCTTCGGAAACAGTTGCGAAATTATAATTATAGACGATGCAAGCACTGATAATCCTGAAAAAGCAATTGAGTACTACAGAGATCAGATAATATATATTAAAAATTCTGAAAACATGGGCAAAGGATACAGCGTAAAAAAAGGTATTTTGATGGCAAAATCTTCTTATAAAATCTTTACAGATGCTGATCTTCCCTACGGAGTGGAAGGTATTAAAAAAGTTATTGAAAAACTTAAAACTGAATGTGAGATTGCAGTAGGGCATAGAGTAAATCCCTATTGTCAAACTCCAATAAGATTTCTTGGCCACAAAATTTTTAATCTCTTTATAAGAACCTATTTAAAAATTCCATTTAAGGATACTCAATGTGGACTTAAAGGTTTTAAAGCAGATATAGCAGATGAAATATTTAAAAGTTTAACTATAAATGGATTTGCCTTTGATCTGGAAATTTTCTGTTTTGCCTTGAAAAAAGGCTATAAAATCTGTAAAGTAGACGTAAAACAGAAGTTAGCAGGGTTTTCAACCATAAATATGAAAGCCTTACTGAGAATGTTAATAGATGTTAGAAAAATTAAAAAAGCTTATCTTTCATAA
- a CDS encoding efflux transporter outer membrane subunit, with protein MKNLIIPIMLLLLTSCTMIPEYKRPEVPIPKEWPKGEAYESLKLSEKSTILKWNDFLVDEKLQEIVKKALSNNRDLRLAALNVERARAYYGIQRAELIPAVDTTGSGLRQRVPVELSNTGKAETLSQYSVTFGITSWEIDFFGRLQSLKEMALEQYLAQEATYRAVRLSLISAVAIAYYTYATDKENLNLAKQTLKTQEESYELIKKRYEVGVASEIDLHRAKTQVETAREALARYTQALAQDRNTLELLSGEPLKDELLPEGLSNIKPPKDISPGLSSEVLLNRPDIIAAEHTLKAYNAQIGAARAAFFPRISLTTAIGTASSELSGLFGGGSRIWTFQPQAIMPIFDARVWAAHEAAKVEREIAVTNYEKTIQTAFKEVADALAVKGTIDEQIDALNGLVNSLRETYKLAKIRYERGVDSYLSVLDAQRALFQTEQQLNNLKLAKYANLSTLYKVLGGGE; from the coding sequence ATGAAAAATCTCATTATTCCTATAATGCTTTTACTGCTTACATCATGCACGATGATACCTGAGTATAAAAGACCTGAAGTTCCTATTCCAAAGGAATGGCCTAAGGGAGAAGCTTACGAAAGCCTTAAGTTATCGGAAAAATCTACAATCCTTAAATGGAATGATTTTCTCGTAGATGAAAAACTGCAGGAGATTGTTAAAAAAGCCCTCTCAAATAATCGCGACCTGAGGCTTGCAGCATTAAATGTTGAGAGAGCAAGAGCATACTACGGAATTCAAAGAGCAGAGCTTATTCCAGCAGTTGATACAACTGGTTCTGGATTAAGGCAGAGAGTTCCAGTAGAACTGTCAAACACAGGAAAAGCAGAAACATTATCTCAGTATAGTGTTACTTTCGGAATCACATCATGGGAGATTGATTTTTTTGGAAGACTTCAGAGTCTAAAGGAGATGGCTTTAGAGCAATACCTTGCACAGGAAGCCACATACAGAGCTGTGAGACTTTCTCTTATTTCAGCAGTTGCTATTGCCTATTATACATATGCAACAGATAAAGAAAATCTTAATCTTGCAAAACAAACCCTCAAAACTCAGGAAGAAAGCTATGAATTAATTAAAAAAAGATATGAAGTGGGAGTTGCTTCAGAGATAGACCTTCACAGAGCAAAAACACAGGTTGAAACTGCAAGAGAAGCTTTGGCAAGATACACACAGGCTTTAGCTCAGGATAGAAACACACTGGAACTTCTATCAGGTGAGCCTCTTAAAGATGAGCTTTTACCTGAAGGACTGAGTAATATTAAACCACCCAAGGACATATCTCCAGGACTTTCCTCAGAAGTATTGCTAAATCGTCCTGATATTATTGCAGCAGAGCATACACTTAAAGCATACAATGCTCAGATAGGTGCTGCAAGGGCAGCATTTTTCCCGAGAATCTCACTTACAACAGCTATTGGAACAGCATCCAGTGAACTTTCAGGGCTTTTCGGAGGTGGTTCAAGAATATGGACATTTCAGCCTCAGGCAATAATGCCCATATTTGATGCAAGGGTATGGGCTGCTCATGAGGCTGCAAAAGTTGAAAGAGAAATTGCTGTTACAAACTATGAAAAAACAATACAGACAGCTTTTAAGGAAGTTGCTGATGCACTGGCAGTGAAAGGAACAATTGATGAGCAGATAGATGCATTGAACGGTCTTGTTAACTCATTAAGAGAAACATACAAACTTGCAAAGATAAGATATGAGAGAGGAGTTGACAGTTACCTGAGTGTTCTTGATGCTCAGAGAGCACTTTTTCAGACAGAACAACAGCTTAACAATCTCAAACTTGCAAAATATGCAAACTTATCAACGCTTTATAAAGTCCTTGGAGGAGGAGAATAA
- a CDS encoding ABC transporter permease: MNKRLLTIIKKEFRELLRDPLYLSFTIIVPVIILILMGYGLILDVKNIPVAFLDFDRSALSRDYRHSFTNSEYFRFYSMINSYDEAYELIQSGRCRVIVVIPPDFSRKLYSGQKTQVQFLIDGSFPSRAEIIKGYVSAINNQFNQKLLEDFTSMQGRHISFPVETEMRAWYNPALESKNFVLPGMLVITLMFYPVLIASLVVVREKESGSIFNLYCSPVKAWEVVLGKAIPYITISFTTYIILFIITVVFFKTKFIGNFLVLTIATLLYLTCTIGIGIFISMIAKTQITAMLMAFLGTITPSFMYSGFFSPVTSMEIIGQIMSKFITATYFIGVVRGVYLKGLGLGYYLPNILSLLLYALIVYSLSMLFFRKRIG; the protein is encoded by the coding sequence ATGAATAAAAGACTTCTTACAATAATTAAAAAAGAATTCAGGGAACTGCTGAGAGATCCTCTTTATCTTAGTTTTACTATTATCGTTCCTGTAATTATACTGATACTTATGGGTTATGGACTAATACTTGATGTGAAAAACATTCCTGTGGCTTTTCTTGATTTTGACCGTTCAGCTTTAAGCAGGGATTACAGACACTCATTCACAAACTCTGAGTATTTCAGATTTTATTCAATGATAAACAGCTATGATGAAGCATATGAACTGATTCAATCAGGGAGATGTAGAGTCATTGTTGTAATCCCTCCTGATTTTTCAAGAAAGCTTTATAGCGGGCAGAAAACTCAAGTTCAGTTTCTCATTGATGGCTCTTTCCCATCCCGTGCAGAGATAATAAAGGGATATGTCTCTGCAATCAATAATCAGTTCAATCAAAAACTTCTTGAAGATTTCACCTCAATGCAGGGCAGACACATAAGTTTTCCAGTAGAAACTGAAATGAGAGCCTGGTATAACCCTGCACTTGAAAGCAAAAACTTTGTACTACCAGGGATGCTTGTTATAACTTTGATGTTTTATCCTGTTTTGATTGCGTCTCTGGTTGTTGTAAGGGAAAAAGAATCAGGCAGCATATTTAATCTTTACTGTTCACCTGTTAAAGCCTGGGAGGTTGTTTTAGGTAAGGCAATTCCTTATATAACCATATCTTTTACCACTTACATAATTCTTTTTATCATTACAGTTGTTTTTTTTAAAACAAAGTTTATCGGCAACTTTTTAGTTCTAACAATTGCTACTTTGCTTTATCTAACATGCACAATTGGAATAGGAATATTTATATCAATGATAGCAAAAACTCAGATAACAGCAATGCTTATGGCATTTTTAGGCACAATAACTCCATCTTTTATGTATTCAGGGTTTTTCTCACCTGTAACGAGTATGGAGATTATAGGACAGATAATGAGCAAATTTATTACTGCAACATATTTTATAGGCGTTGTAAGAGGGGTTTATCTTAAGGGGCTCGGGCTTGGTTATTATCTGCCTAATATTCTATCTCTTTTACTTTATGCCTTGATTGTATATTCGCTTTCAATGTTATTTTTCAGGAAAAGAATAGGATGA
- a CDS encoding tetratricopeptide repeat protein, producing the protein MLFITKKDIPPGLITAVRKEKGSKKFIVLVALSALIVALGFVSVLLYNHYLMPELQRASQQTLPIATPQASVSQTQPFYAQSERPFSDTKPEAVKPSDQSRETKIAEIPKKVTKSKEKQKSMAKENLQSSTKKQSNKSAEIPFEQFNTETVKAADYLYRAQDFEARGNYSDAISEYREYLRITGKQEPKILDKIATLYLMIGDLKEASHYSQLSLNQAPDNVSIIINYGVIQAKTGNLTKAEECFRKVLSMNPENKTALYNLALLKEKKKQYEEALKLYERLYQLGDSQAAEAIQRVRLYK; encoded by the coding sequence ATGTTATTCATAACGAAAAAGGATATACCACCGGGACTTATAACAGCTGTAAGAAAAGAGAAAGGTTCAAAAAAGTTTATTGTTTTAGTTGCATTATCTGCATTGATTGTTGCTTTAGGCTTTGTTTCAGTTTTGCTTTATAATCATTATCTTATGCCGGAATTACAAAGAGCTTCTCAACAAACACTACCTATTGCTACACCACAGGCTTCTGTGTCTCAAACCCAGCCTTTTTATGCTCAGAGTGAAAGACCTTTTTCAGATACAAAACCTGAAGCAGTAAAACCTTCCGATCAGTCAAGAGAAACAAAGATTGCTGAAATTCCTAAAAAAGTAACAAAATCTAAGGAAAAACAGAAATCTATGGCTAAGGAAAATCTGCAGTCCTCAACAAAAAAGCAGTCCAACAAATCTGCCGAAATTCCATTTGAGCAGTTTAATACAGAAACAGTCAAAGCAGCGGATTATCTTTACAGAGCTCAGGATTTTGAAGCAAGGGGAAATTACTCTGATGCCATCTCCGAATACAGGGAATATCTTAGAATTACAGGAAAGCAGGAGCCAAAAATTCTTGATAAAATTGCAACCCTTTATCTCATGATTGGTGACCTTAAAGAAGCTTCCCACTATTCTCAGCTGAGCCTGAATCAAGCTCCTGATAATGTCTCAATAATTATTAACTATGGCGTAATTCAGGCAAAGACGGGGAATCTCACAAAGGCTGAAGAATGTTTTAGAAAAGTTCTTTCTATGAATCCTGAAAACAAAACAGCGCTTTATAATCTCGCCCTTTTAAAAGAAAAGAAAAAACAATACGAAGAGGCACTGAAACTATATGAGAGGCTTTATCAGCTTGGTGATTCTCAGGCTGCAGAGGCAATTCAGCGGGTAAGGTTATATAAGTAA
- a CDS encoding ATP-binding cassette domain-containing protein, translated as MINEKFIIKVENLCKNYKKIKAVDNVSFSVNKGEVFGLIGPDGAGKTSIIQILAGVLKASSGKAFINNIDVTKNPEAVKSIIGYMPQGLGLNLYDSLSIEENIEFFRGLRLIPDEVFEKNKKTLLDITRLTPFLQRQARALSGGMRQKLALVCTLLHLPDIILLDEPTTGVDPLSRQDFWNIIHGLVRQRGVTVLLSTSYMDEAERCHRVALMHEGRILLQGSPDELGNLEEVFIEKVSTSHSEPFLCHSESFVYAQGKLREESPVILCKSVTKLFGKFKAVDSVTLDVKKGEILGLLGPNGAGKTTLIKMMCGLLEPSEGSITINGFDVQKKKKKIWSTIGYMSQRFSLYRDLTVMENMKLYAGLYSVKSGDFKGIIKLLGLEGVEGRITKDLPLGIRQRVALACALVHEPPILFLDEPTSGVDPVARRSFWKIIFELSRNKNVTVIVSTHYMDEAENCDRLCLMHHGRVIGLGSPEEIKKNSEKLSGSLIQVKTERFTEIYDLLIKNFKDISIYGSKIFIRSFEPEKTKQKLSEILINAEIKQFEITQTPIPLQEAFVNYIREREKN; from the coding sequence ATGATAAATGAAAAATTCATTATAAAAGTTGAAAATCTCTGCAAAAACTATAAAAAAATCAAAGCAGTTGACAATGTCTCCTTCTCTGTAAACAAAGGTGAAGTTTTTGGTCTTATTGGTCCTGATGGTGCTGGAAAAACATCAATAATACAGATTCTTGCAGGAGTACTTAAGGCAAGCTCAGGGAAGGCTTTTATAAATAACATAGATGTTACAAAAAATCCAGAGGCTGTTAAATCAATCATTGGCTATATGCCTCAAGGTCTTGGACTTAATCTTTATGATTCTCTCTCTATTGAGGAGAATATTGAATTTTTCAGAGGCTTAAGGCTTATTCCTGATGAAGTATTTGAAAAAAATAAAAAAACACTTCTTGATATAACAAGGCTCACACCATTTCTTCAGAGACAGGCAAGAGCTCTTTCAGGAGGAATGAGGCAGAAGCTTGCTCTTGTTTGCACATTGCTACATCTTCCAGATATTATTCTGCTTGACGAGCCTACAACGGGAGTTGACCCCCTTTCAAGGCAGGATTTCTGGAACATCATTCACGGACTTGTAAGACAAAGGGGCGTGACTGTTTTACTTAGCACATCGTATATGGATGAAGCAGAAAGATGCCACAGGGTTGCACTCATGCATGAAGGAAGAATTCTTCTTCAGGGAAGCCCTGATGAACTTGGCAATTTAGAGGAAGTTTTTATAGAAAAAGTATCAACTTCTCATTCCGAACCTTTTCTTTGTCATTCCGAGTCCTTCGTCTATGCTCAGGGTAAACTCCGCGAGGAATCTCCTGTTATCTTATGCAAATCAGTGACAAAACTCTTTGGAAAATTTAAAGCTGTTGACTCTGTTACGCTTGATGTAAAAAAAGGAGAGATTTTAGGACTTCTTGGTCCGAATGGAGCAGGCAAGACAACTCTAATAAAAATGATGTGCGGACTTCTTGAACCATCAGAGGGAAGTATCACCATAAATGGATTTGATGTTCAGAAGAAAAAGAAAAAAATATGGTCAACAATCGGTTACATGTCACAGAGATTTTCCCTTTACAGAGACCTGACAGTAATGGAAAACATGAAGCTTTATGCTGGACTTTACAGTGTAAAAAGCGGTGATTTCAAAGGAATAATTAAACTGCTCGGACTTGAAGGAGTTGAGGGAAGAATCACAAAAGACCTCCCTCTTGGAATAAGACAGAGAGTTGCCCTTGCCTGCGCTCTGGTTCATGAGCCACCTATTTTATTCCTTGATGAGCCGACAAGCGGAGTTGATCCTGTTGCAAGAAGAAGTTTCTGGAAGATAATTTTTGAGCTATCAAGGAATAAAAATGTAACAGTAATTGTATCAACCCACTACATGGATGAAGCTGAAAACTGTGACAGACTCTGTCTTATGCATCATGGAAGGGTTATTGGATTAGGAAGCCCTGAAGAAATTAAGAAAAACTCTGAAAAGCTTTCAGGAAGTCTTATTCAGGTGAAAACAGAAAGGTTTACAGAAATCTATGATTTGCTTATAAAGAACTTCAAAGACATATCAATTTACGGAAGCAAGATATTTATAAGAAGCTTTGAGCCAGAAAAGACAAAGCAAAAATTAAGCGAAATATTAATTAATGCAGAAATCAAACAGTTTGAAATTACCCAGACTCCAATTCCCCTTCAGGAAGCTTTTGTTAACTATATAAGGGAAAGGGAAAAGAATTAA
- a CDS encoding NAD(P)H-hydrate dehydratase codes for MLAVIGTVPEEDFSVISGKAQLEDNFLIVKGRKISIQRGTPALIASACKLLEISGKAEPYVYLAGDTGKGYGSRRLYEFFVREIKNHEFDTLTFHYLMPDADWCNKILLAIRELNKQPFLIADAGFMYAAKMSGNASCFDLFTPDPGELAFLADEEAPHPFYTRGFLLHDESRVEELIERAYKHENAAKYLLVKGRADYIVKQGRIIDIVSEPCIEALEPIGGTGDSLTGIVSALIDSGYEVEKACSMAAMINRIAGQLSNPEPSTQISEIIKFIPDAFKLLI; via the coding sequence ATGCTTGCAGTCATAGGAACTGTCCCAGAAGAGGATTTTTCTGTTATTTCTGGAAAGGCTCAGCTGGAAGATAATTTTTTAATTGTAAAGGGTAGAAAAATTTCCATACAGAGGGGCACACCTGCTCTGATTGCATCAGCATGCAAACTCCTTGAAATATCAGGTAAAGCTGAACCATATGTTTATCTTGCAGGAGATACAGGAAAAGGCTATGGAAGCAGAAGATTATATGAATTTTTCGTCAGAGAGATTAAAAATCATGAGTTTGATACACTGACATTTCACTACTTAATGCCAGATGCTGACTGGTGTAATAAAATTTTGCTTGCCATCCGAGAGTTAAACAAACAACCTTTTTTGATAGCTGATGCAGGATTCATGTATGCAGCAAAGATGAGCGGGAACGCCAGTTGTTTTGACCTTTTTACACCAGACCCTGGAGAGCTTGCCTTTTTAGCTGACGAAGAAGCACCCCATCCCTTTTACACAAGAGGTTTTCTTCTTCATGATGAAAGCAGAGTAGAAGAACTCATTGAGAGAGCCTATAAACATGAAAATGCAGCAAAATATCTTCTTGTTAAAGGCAGGGCAGACTACATTGTAAAGCAGGGCAGAATCATAGATATTGTATCAGAACCATGCATTGAAGCTCTTGAACCAATTGGTGGAACAGGAGACAGTCTCACAGGTATAGTCTCTGCTTTAATTGATTCAGGATACGAAGTAGAAAAAGCATGTAGCATGGCAGCCATGATTAACAGAATTGCGGGACAGCTGTCAAATCCAGAACCATCAACTCAGATATCAGAGATTATAAAATTCATTCCCGATGCATTCAAATTACTTATATAA